Below is a window of Phoenix dactylifera cultivar Barhee BC4 chromosome 7, palm_55x_up_171113_PBpolish2nd_filt_p, whole genome shotgun sequence DNA.
TGCTCAACTAAAGTTAGCTACTACAAAGTGAATTATCATAATATAGATATCCAACTCCCCGGAACAAGCCCCTGAATTTTTTAGAAGGGCTTCAGAACAACATACTAGTATATCTAACCCATTTGGTGACTTGACTTGGGAACAAATATATATCATGAATCTCTgtgcgcaaaaaaaaaaaaaggggccaAGGATTTTCATAAAATTGGGACGCACGTAACAAGGAGAGGACATCTAAATTTATGATTAATATTAAATTCCTTGATCAAATAATCTTCAAACTTGGCTATTCCTCGAAGTTCCGGGTCTACAGAAACTAATTCTTTCCTTACCTTGAATTGTTAATTCGCGGAGCTGACGGCCTTGGTGCTGCTGACCGGAAGGCCTGACCTCCAACTCTGCCACCGGACTTCGCGGCCATGGCTTCATGGACGGACCCAAGTGTTAGCACACCAGCCGCCACCGTGACAATCGCCAGTTTAGCCAACTTCATCTCACTTCTGCTGCAAAATCCATGATACGACTCCTATATCATCAGACACCAATCTAACTATATCTAgatagcaacaaaaaaaaaattattggaaTGGAATGTGTAGAGGGAGCTTTTCATAGCCATATATATACCCAGGCGGCTCCGATTCTTTTTCCATGGAAGACCGGCATGAGAGCAGTTGGGGTGGGAGCAACTTCCTTGCGGGCTTGGGACTTGGGGAGACGGGGTTGCCTGTGAGGAAGCTGTGCCGAGGGGAGGCTGAAGCCATGGCCTTCTTGCTTGGTGAGGAGAGGAGAAAGCTTCGTCTGCCCTTTACTCTGTTTATGAGTCTTGAGTCGTATCAGATTTGCCGAACTGTGGCATTGTTTATGGAGACGTGGGAGACGTAGGCTGAGGCTTAGCCTTCTATGGATTGGGAGCTTGCCACCTGGCTGGAGGACAATGCTCTTGTGGAAGTTTCAAGAGGGAGACAACATTTATCAATAAGATGATACTAACTATAACATTTATCTAGTATATCAGGTCATATTCAAGTGTATTATTCGTTTTACTTCGGATGGAACAAGTTAAATTCGTGGCACTCGTGTCTTTGACTAAGAATATTTTGAGGCTGTACTGCAGATCCAATCTGCTTTGATAGTTGGATTTATGCCTAGCCATTCATTTTCTGAGTTTTTGAACAAGGTCACTATTCATTGAAAAAGACATGCATCATATACAACTACAGTTTCATTGTTCATGCATGGAGGGGCGAGATCTCCTCTCGGCAGTTCCCTTTGGAAGTTGCCAGTCTCGGAAAAGGTTAAAAAACTCTTCAAATGGCTCGGCCACCACATATAATAAGATTCTGATGGCCGACAACATGAGAAAAAAAGGGAGTTCGATGCACCACTTCATGCCACTCA
It encodes the following:
- the LOC103721525 gene encoding uncharacterized protein LOC103721525 isoform X2 — encoded protein: MASASPRHSFLTGNPVSPSPKPARKLLPPQLLSCRSSMEKESEPPGSEMKLAKLAIVTVAAGVLTLGSVHEAMAAKSGGRVGGQAFRSAAPRPSAPRINNSRTNVFINPPVAPPLAGGYGYGVPFYGGGWGWSPFTFFAPGPSVAVGIGGGFEVFAALLVLGAITTVIRRFTGRGEDDEDDYY
- the LOC103721525 gene encoding uncharacterized protein LOC103721525 isoform X1; the encoded protein is MASASPRHSFLTGNPVSPSPKPARKLLPPQLLSCRSSMEKESEPPGRSEMKLAKLAIVTVAAGVLTLGSVHEAMAAKSGGRVGGQAFRSAAPRPSAPRINNSRTNVFINPPVAPPLAGGYGYGVPFYGGGWGWSPFTFFAPGPSVAVGIGGGFEVFAALLVLGAITTVIRRFTGRGEDDEDDYY